A genome region from Frankineae bacterium MT45 includes the following:
- a CDS encoding diguanylate cyclase (GGDEF) domain-containing protein, with the protein MALSSPLRRLTADGGSLRVWLLSLLIVPIVGVLVATSLQIRTQAQLVGDAKATQRLIRSAAELHDVREALGAEIAPAIGATALEDRKTSATLGLKPDQALKLMSQYELVPALRVKTNAAVATLASNPDYAVRAESARNEIAGIRLKIDTDAGSQAKFQAAVVFQQAVDFMTDLGKVENDLLGRAGRSGLGAATNQAITDLRIVTEAVQFMSSEIAFFTSAEHPGVFASPDLAPRYWARVWGGTQSYSDDALNATSATMSAMWRQAMQNPKVAFVNSELDKWAVNPQKMPISESVNMVLMTNDRDAVLQALPIVAMARVHDAARSEQSNAQLALAGLAVLILVVALLSLLAALLAVRSFGRPLDRLADQAGRISDGELVEVTASGPREVRTVARGLSASVDSLRQVEAKAAALIGDDALSRDELVASLRDAAPGPLAVTMNASLNRIIDEMRSREEAQEALTHRATHDALTELPNRAEAIHLTDLALRSAAETDTSTALMFVDLDHFKIVNDSFGHAAGDLVLRTVAARMRAAIREGDIAARLGGDEFVVLCENIADSDECVLIANRLVECVTDPIDIGIDEVVIGASVGVAITRGHSTDADQLMREADAAAYRAKKSGRGQISIFDETLRMEIEERSALERAISDGLRDGEFVLHYQPIVDLQTSTMTGVEALIRWNRPGFGFMQPDSFIPVAEASSLINDIGRWVLTEATEQLARWRRLSPPDDALTMAINLSARHLSDRAMPGEVRAALEASGIPAELLTVEVTETSLIDSGVAQSNLRALRELGVKVAIDDFGTGYTSIGQLPTLPADILKIDRSFVAAQSEGSAELVRLMVATAHSFHLSVVAEGIEFEQQAEQMRGAQIETGQGFFFAYPTSAEEITQRLRERATANHAAH; encoded by the coding sequence ATGGCCCTCTCCAGTCCCCTGAGACGCCTGACCGCCGACGGCGGAAGCCTGCGGGTATGGCTCCTCTCGCTACTGATCGTTCCGATCGTCGGTGTGCTCGTCGCCACCTCATTGCAGATCAGGACTCAGGCCCAACTGGTCGGGGATGCCAAAGCCACTCAGCGACTCATCCGTTCGGCCGCCGAGTTGCACGACGTGCGCGAGGCACTGGGGGCCGAGATCGCCCCAGCCATCGGGGCCACGGCGCTAGAGGACCGCAAGACCAGCGCGACGCTCGGGCTCAAGCCCGATCAGGCCCTCAAGCTGATGTCGCAGTACGAGCTCGTGCCCGCGCTGCGGGTCAAGACGAACGCGGCCGTCGCCACGCTCGCCAGCAACCCCGACTACGCCGTCCGCGCCGAATCGGCACGCAACGAGATCGCAGGTATTCGCCTGAAGATCGACACCGACGCCGGATCGCAGGCCAAGTTCCAAGCGGCCGTCGTCTTCCAGCAAGCCGTGGATTTCATGACGGACCTCGGCAAGGTCGAGAATGATCTGCTCGGGCGAGCCGGCCGGTCGGGTCTGGGCGCCGCGACCAACCAGGCGATCACCGACCTTCGCATCGTCACCGAGGCCGTCCAATTCATGTCGAGCGAGATCGCGTTCTTCACTTCGGCCGAGCACCCGGGTGTCTTCGCCAGCCCGGATCTGGCGCCGCGCTACTGGGCGCGTGTCTGGGGCGGCACGCAGTCCTACTCCGACGATGCGTTGAACGCGACGTCGGCGACGATGAGTGCGATGTGGCGTCAGGCCATGCAGAACCCCAAGGTCGCGTTCGTCAACTCCGAGCTCGACAAGTGGGCCGTGAACCCGCAGAAGATGCCGATCAGCGAGTCGGTGAACATGGTGCTGATGACCAATGATCGCGACGCCGTGCTCCAGGCGCTTCCGATCGTTGCCATGGCACGGGTACATGACGCGGCTCGCAGCGAACAGTCGAACGCGCAGCTCGCGCTGGCCGGGTTGGCGGTCTTGATCCTGGTCGTTGCGCTACTCAGCCTGCTCGCCGCCCTGCTGGCCGTCCGTAGCTTCGGCCGGCCACTGGACAGGCTGGCCGATCAGGCCGGAAGGATCAGCGACGGCGAGCTCGTCGAGGTGACCGCGAGCGGGCCGCGAGAGGTCCGCACCGTGGCCCGTGGCCTCTCCGCCTCGGTCGACAGTCTGCGCCAGGTCGAGGCGAAGGCGGCCGCCCTCATCGGCGACGACGCACTGAGTCGCGACGAGCTGGTCGCCAGCCTCCGCGACGCCGCGCCGGGGCCGCTGGCCGTGACGATGAACGCGTCCCTCAACCGCATCATCGACGAGATGCGCAGCCGCGAAGAGGCGCAGGAGGCATTGACCCACCGAGCAACGCATGATGCCCTCACCGAACTACCGAACCGGGCTGAGGCGATTCACCTCACCGACCTTGCCCTGCGAAGCGCGGCCGAAACCGACACCTCGACCGCCCTGATGTTCGTCGACCTCGATCATTTCAAGATCGTCAACGACAGCTTCGGGCACGCCGCCGGAGACCTGGTGCTGCGCACGGTCGCCGCCCGGATGCGTGCGGCGATCCGGGAGGGGGACATCGCGGCCCGTCTCGGCGGTGACGAGTTCGTCGTGCTCTGCGAGAACATCGCCGACTCCGACGAGTGCGTGCTCATAGCGAATCGACTCGTTGAGTGCGTCACCGATCCGATCGACATCGGCATCGATGAGGTCGTCATCGGCGCGAGCGTCGGCGTGGCGATCACCCGCGGCCACTCCACCGACGCCGACCAACTGATGCGCGAAGCTGATGCGGCCGCCTACCGCGCGAAGAAGTCGGGCCGAGGTCAGATCAGCATCTTCGACGAGACCCTGCGGATGGAGATCGAGGAGCGCTCCGCGCTGGAGCGGGCCATCAGCGACGGGCTTCGGGACGGCGAGTTTGTCCTGCACTACCAACCGATCGTCGATCTGCAGACGTCGACGATGACCGGAGTCGAGGCGTTGATTCGCTGGAACCGGCCGGGCTTCGGTTTCATGCAGCCGGACTCGTTCATCCCGGTCGCGGAAGCGTCCTCGCTCATCAACGACATCGGTCGCTGGGTACTCACCGAAGCCACGGAGCAACTAGCCCGGTGGCGACGACTCAGTCCGCCCGACGATGCTCTGACCATGGCGATCAACCTCTCCGCACGGCATCTCTCAGACCGGGCGATGCCGGGCGAGGTGCGAGCCGCGCTGGAGGCCAGCGGCATCCCGGCCGAACTGCTCACCGTCGAGGTCACCGAGACCTCGCTCATCGACAGTGGCGTCGCGCAGAGCAACCTACGTGCGCTTCGCGAGTTGGGGGTAAAGGTGGCGATCGACGACTTCGGCACCGGATACACCTCGATTGGCCAGCTACCCACGCTGCCCGCCGACATTCTCAAGATCGACCGTAGTTTCGTGGCGGCGCAGAGCGAAGGGAGCGCCGAACTGGTGCGCCTCATGGTCGCCACCGCGCACTCGTTCCATCTCTCCGTAG
- a CDS encoding Anti-sigma regulatory factor (Ser/Thr protein kinase) yields the protein MSGDIWLPQTDDAPRLARSYLAERADAIPPGLVEDAELLVSELVTNAVRHGRPEIALSLRANPSGIEVEVSDGGDVSEVVPVADPGPERTGGRGLRIVDAIAARWGVSVRRPAPGKTVWFQLAV from the coding sequence GTGTCAGGCGATATCTGGCTACCCCAGACGGACGACGCTCCGAGACTTGCGCGCAGTTACCTCGCCGAGCGGGCGGACGCCATCCCGCCGGGGCTCGTCGAGGACGCCGAACTGCTCGTCTCCGAATTGGTGACCAACGCGGTTCGCCACGGCCGGCCGGAGATCGCGCTTAGCCTGCGGGCCAATCCATCCGGGATCGAGGTGGAGGTCAGTGACGGGGGAGACGTGAGCGAAGTCGTACCCGTCGCCGACCCCGGCCCGGAGCGCACCGGCGGTCGGGGCCTGCGCATAGTCGACGCGATAGCCGCACGGTGGGGCGTCTCGGTCCGGCGTCCGGCGCCGGGAAAGACGGTCTGGTTCCAGCTCGCCGTGTGA